In Mobula hypostoma chromosome 11, sMobHyp1.1, whole genome shotgun sequence, the following are encoded in one genomic region:
- the cby1 gene encoding protein chibby homolog 1, with translation MPLFGNVFSPKKTPPRKSASLSSLHTLDRVTREVELGLDHGAPVMNIGGQSLKFDNGQWISESVRDGGPHKEVQRLRKRNQQLEEENNLLRLKIDILLDMLSETTAESHLMEKELEELKTHNRKRK, from the exons ATGCCTCTGTTCGGCAATGTCTTTAGTCCGAAGAAAACACCGCCCAGAAAGTCAGCTTCCCTTTCCAGTTTACATACG CTGGATCGTGTGACCCGGGAGGTTGAACTGGGACTGGATCACGGTGCTCCTGTGATGAATATTGGAGGACAGAGCCTGAAGTTTGACAATGGGCAGTGGATATCAG AGTCTGTGCGTGATGGTGGGCCACACAAGGAGGTTCAGCGCCTGCGGAAGCGTAACCAGCAGCTGGAGGAGGAGAACAATCTTCTGCGGCTGAAGATTGACATCCTGCTGGACATG CTCTCTGAAACCACGGCAGAATCACACCTGATGGagaaggagctggaggaactgaaaACTCACAACCGCAAGAGGAAATGA